The following are from one region of the Salvia hispanica cultivar TCC Black 2014 chromosome 1, UniMelb_Shisp_WGS_1.0, whole genome shotgun sequence genome:
- the LOC125205849 gene encoding pentatricopeptide repeat-containing protein At4g21170, whose amino-acid sequence MRINNLPQIPNISKFLKSGSENSSSKWRTQINQTQLVSQASTILLQRHPKLWPSLLKPLQISHFTPSLFHQILNRIRAQPKLCLDFFNWARKNLDFKPDIGARSELTRILFGSELSELGKPILNSIVLDCPPAKIVALFPPRRNADFQNVSHVFNSVIECYCSDEMYFQSLDFYQMVRKNGARLSVGASCRLLNLLVEKNELRLAWCFYASIVRDGVLGSQCVWSVVAKIFYKDGKFERIGGILEVGICSGEMFDLIIDGYSKRGDFGAALDYLHQCIGKGIEPGFSTYSSILDGACRYNNGEVIENVLSFMVEKGLILKGHASDYDLIIKKLCGVGKTFAMDLFFKRACVDNMELELATYECMFMALLCEGSRVEDAIDLYNIMKGKQIVLSKRCYDEFVIALFQQNPSLQISNLLVDIIRRGVASISPTKELSNYVRKQCAERQWREAEELLELVLDREWLLDPQCCGSFVRHYCSTRRIDRAILLHNKLKELQGTLATDTYNILVAALLRGRRTEEAIKVFDYMKRCKTVDSESFALMIRGLCKEKEMRIAMRLHDEMLELGLKPDQRTYKRLITGFR is encoded by the coding sequence ATGCGTATAAACAATCTTCCCCAAATCccaaatatatcaaaattcctaaaatctgGAAGTGAAAACTCGAGTTCCAAATGGAGAACACAAATCAATCAAACCCAATTAGTTTCACAAGCATCCACAATTCTCTTACAGAGACACCCCAAACTATGGCCTTCACTTCTCAAACCCCTGCAAATTTCCCATTTCACTCCATCTCTGTTCCACCAAATCTTGAACAGAATCCGAGCTCAGCCAAAGCTCTGTCTCGATTTCTTCAACTGGGCGCGGAAAAATCTCGACTTCAAGCCCGACATTGGGGCCCGATCCGAGCTGACCCGAATACTATTCGGGTCCGAACTGTCTGAACTCGGTAAGCCAATCTTGAATTCCATAGTTCTAGATTGCCCACCAGCAAAGATTGTTGCTTTGTTCCCGCCGCGCCGAAATGCTGATTTTCAGAATGTATCCCATGTTTTTAATTCTGTGATAGAGTGTTATTGCAGCGACGAAATGTATTTCCAAAGTTTGGATTTTTATCAGATGGTTAGGAAGAATGGGGCTCGATTGAGTGTGGGTGCTAGTTGTAGATTGTTGAATCTTTTAGTTGAGAAGAATGAATTGAGGTTAGCTTGGTGTTTTTATGCTTCGATTGTTAGAGATGGGGTTTTAGGGAGCCAGTGTGTGTGGTCTGTTGTTGCGAAGATTTTTTATAAAGATGGGAAATTTGAGAGGATTGGTGGAATTTTGGAAGTGGGAATTTGTAGTGGTGAGATGTTTGATTTGATAATTGATGGTTATAGCAAAAGAGGGGATTTTGGAGCTGCTTTGGATTATCTGCATCAGTGTATTGGTAAAGGAATCGAGCCGGGTTTTAGTACTTACAGCTCGATTTTAGATGGTGCTTGTAGGTATAACAATGGAGAAGTGATTGAGaatgttttgtcttttatgGTGGAGAAGGGGCTTATCTTGAAAGGTCATGCTTCGGATTATGATTTGATCATCAAGAAGCTTTGTGGTGTGGGGAAAACGTTCGCAATGGATCTCTTCTTCAAGAGGGCTTGCGTTGATAACATGGAACTAGAGCTTGCTACGTACGAGTGTATGTTTATGGCGTTGCTATGTGAGGGAAGTAGAGTGGAGGATGCAATAGATTTGTACAACATCATGAAGGGAAAGCAAATTGTATTGAGTAAAAGATGTTATGATGAGTTTGTGATTGCTCTTTTCCAGCAGAATCCATCGTTGCAAATCAGCAACTTGTTAGTTGATATAATCAGAAGGGGCGTCGCATCCATATCTCCAACCAAAGAGCTTTCTAACTATGTCCGTAAACAATGTGCAGAGCGTCAGTGGCGAGAGGCAGAGGAACTTTTGGAGTTGGTTCTGGATCGAGAATGGTTGCTTGATCCTCAGTGCTGTGGCTCTTTTGTTAGACATTACTGCTCAACCAGACGGATCGATAGAGCGATTTTGCTGCATAATAAGTTGAAGGAGTTGCAGGGCACTTTGGCAACGGACACATATAACATACTTGTCGCTGCGTTGCTGAGAGGGAGGAGAACTGAAGAGGCGATAAAGGTGTTCGATTATATGAAGAGATGCAAAACAGTGGATAGTGAGAGTTTTGCACTCATGATTAGAGGTCTCTgtaaagagaaagaaatgagGATAGCCATGAGATTGCACGACGAGATGTTGGAATTGGGGCTCAAGCCTGATCAACGAACGTATAAGAGGTTAATCACCGGTTTCAGATGA
- the LOC125202496 gene encoding thiamine thiazole synthase 2, chloroplastic-like has product MATMATTTLTSSLTKSYTKSSFLGSSIKPSTIAASAASRPIKSISAAAYNLDAFKFNPIKESVVSREMTRRYMTDMITFADTDVVVVGAGSAGLSCAYELSKNPSINVAIIEQSVSPGGGAWLGGQLFSAMVVRKPAHRFLDELDIAYDEQDDYVVIKHAALFTSTIMSKLLARPNVKLFNAVAAEDLIVKSGRVAGVVTNWALVSMNHDTQSCMDPNVMEAKVVVSSCGHDGPFGATGVKRLRSIGMIDTVPGMKALDMNTAEDAIVRHTREVVPGMIVTGMEVAEIDGAPRMGPTFGAMMISGQKAAHLALRALGLPNALDGAAVAQPELVLAAAESDVVDA; this is encoded by the exons ATGGCAACCATGGCAACGACCACCCTCACCTCCTCCCTTACCAAATCCTACACCAAATCCTCCTTCCTCGGCTCCTCCATCAAACCCTCCACCATCGCCGCCTCCGCCGCTTCCCGACCCATCAAATCcatctccgccgccgcctaCAACCTGGACGCCTTCAAATTCAACCCCATCAAGGAGTCCGTCGTCTCCCGCGAGATGACCCGCCGCTACATGACCGACATGATCACCTTCGCCGACACCGACGTCGTCGTGGTCGGCGCGGGCTCCGCCGGCCTCTCCTGCGCCTACGAGCTCAGCAAGAACCCCTCCATCAACGTCGCCATCATCGAGCAGTCCGTCAGCCCCGGCGGCGGCGCGTGGCTCGGCGGCCAGCTCTTCTCCGCCATGGTGGTCCGCAAGCCCGCCCACCGCTTCCTCGACGAGCTCGACATCGCCTACGACGAGCAGGACGACTACGTGGTGATCAAGCACGCCGCCCTCTTCACCTCCACCATCATGAGCAAGCTCCTCGCCCGCCCCAACGTCAAGCTCTTCAACGCCGTCGCCGCCGAGGACCTCATCGTCAAGTCCGGCCGCGTCGCCGGGGTCGTCACCAACTGGGCCCTCGTGTCGATGAACCACGACACCCAGTCGTGTATGGACCCCAACGTCATGGAGGCCAAGGTCGTCGTGAGCTCGTGCGGCCACGACGGGCCCTTCGGCGCCACCGGGGTCAAGCGCCTCCGCAGCATCGGGATGATCGACACCGTCCCCGGGATGAAGGCCCTCGACATGAACACGGCCGAGGACGCCATCGTCCGACACACCCGCGAGGTCGTCCCGGGGATGATCGTCACTGGGATGGAGGTCGCCGAGATCGACGGCGCCCCCAGAATG GGACCGACATTTGGGGCGATGATGATTTCGGGTCAGAAGGCGGCGCACTTGGCGTTGAGGGCGTTGGGGCTGCCCAATGCTCTGGATGGAGCGGCGGTGGCTCAGCCGGAGTTGGTGTTGGCGGCGGCGGAGTCGGATGTGGTTGATGCTTAG